One window of the Danaus plexippus chromosome 25, MEX_DaPlex, whole genome shotgun sequence genome contains the following:
- the LOC116775312 gene encoding beta-1,3-galactosyltransferase 1-like isoform X2 produces the protein MMQKMLCVVPCKRRIKIRLVLVTLTIVSLVIGWHLSYRCSSALLPPEPNLALDHFRTDRSLKSYLEKINILIEPSKVVCPTTTQLLVLVTSAPDRFEHRDAVRNTWASHFPTYFIMGLHGNTVEDLMVENYVEAKMYSDVIIYKFKDHYQNLTLKTALMLEWTATRCPTDLVLFKTDDDVLVNPWVMKQLVKEHAGRDLVGYKLLNKKFHRDVYNKWFVPRWMLNEDHIEEYLSGTGYLINGYHLRDILATAYRTPMINLEDVYFTYLVSKRKLGLNLTHDRRLSPFKPWLPGACMYFKLASSHSLSPAEMTQHWRGVQRLGRESDMGNDVCGDDDVTWSEMFLY, from the exons ATGATGCAGAAGATGTTATGCGTAGTCCCTTGCAAGAGACGGATCAAGATTCGATTGGTTCTGGTCACCCTCACCATCGTCTCTCTGGTTATTGGTTGGCATCTGTCATATAGATGTAGCAGTGCACTGTTACCTCCAGAACCTAACCTGGCCCTCGATCACTTCAGAACAGACAGAAGTTTGAAGAGCTATCTCGAAAAAAT CAATATCCTGATAGAGCCTTCGAAGGTGGTATGTCCCACGACAACGCAATTACTGGTCCTTGTGACATCAGCCCCTGATAGGTTCGAACACCGTGACGCGGTCAGAAATACCTGGGCATCGCACTTTCCGACTTACTTCATCATGGGTCTCCATGGGAACACCGTCGAGGATCTGATG gTAGAAAACTATGTGGAAGCAAAAATGTACAGTGACGTCATCATATACAAGTTCAAAGATCACTACCAGAATCTGACTCTGAAGACGGCTCTCATGCTGGAGTGGACGGCTACCAGGTGCCCCACAGACTTGGTGCTGTTCAAGACTGATGATGATGTTCTGGTGAACCCGTGGGTGATGAAGCAGCTGGTGAAGGAACACGCTGGCCGCGACCTTGTCG GCTACAAGCTACTAAACAAAAAGTTCCATCGCGACGTGTACAACAAGTGGTTCGTGCCGAGGTGGATGTTGAATGAGGATCACATCGAGGAATATCTCTCGGGGACAGGATATCTCATCAACG GTTATCACTTGAGGGACATCTTGGCGACGGCGTACAGGACGCCAATGATCAACTTGGAAGACGTGTACTTCACGTACTTGGTGTCGAAACGGAAACTGGGTTTAAACCTGACGCACGACAGAAGGCTGAGTCCCTTCAAGCCGTGGTTGCCGGGCGCCTGCATGTACTTCAAGTTGGCGTCATCGCATAGTCTATCTCCAGCGGAAATGACGCAGCACTGGCGGGGCGTCCAGCGGCTGGGACGCGAGTCTGACATGGGAAATGACGTCTGCGGCGACGATGACGTCACCTGGAGCGAAATGTTCCTGTATTGA
- the LOC116775312 gene encoding beta-1,3-galactosyltransferase 1-like isoform X1, with translation MSLRFFLKMLCVVPCKRRIKIRLVLVTLTIVSLVIGWHLSYRCSSALLPPEPNLALDHFRTDRSLKSYLEKINILIEPSKVVCPTTTQLLVLVTSAPDRFEHRDAVRNTWASHFPTYFIMGLHGNTVEDLMVENYVEAKMYSDVIIYKFKDHYQNLTLKTALMLEWTATRCPTDLVLFKTDDDVLVNPWVMKQLVKEHAGRDLVGYKLLNKKFHRDVYNKWFVPRWMLNEDHIEEYLSGTGYLINGYHLRDILATAYRTPMINLEDVYFTYLVSKRKLGLNLTHDRRLSPFKPWLPGACMYFKLASSHSLSPAEMTQHWRGVQRLGRESDMGNDVCGDDDVTWSEMFLY, from the exons ATGtcgttaagatttttttta AAGATGTTATGCGTAGTCCCTTGCAAGAGACGGATCAAGATTCGATTGGTTCTGGTCACCCTCACCATCGTCTCTCTGGTTATTGGTTGGCATCTGTCATATAGATGTAGCAGTGCACTGTTACCTCCAGAACCTAACCTGGCCCTCGATCACTTCAGAACAGACAGAAGTTTGAAGAGCTATCTCGAAAAAAT CAATATCCTGATAGAGCCTTCGAAGGTGGTATGTCCCACGACAACGCAATTACTGGTCCTTGTGACATCAGCCCCTGATAGGTTCGAACACCGTGACGCGGTCAGAAATACCTGGGCATCGCACTTTCCGACTTACTTCATCATGGGTCTCCATGGGAACACCGTCGAGGATCTGATG gTAGAAAACTATGTGGAAGCAAAAATGTACAGTGACGTCATCATATACAAGTTCAAAGATCACTACCAGAATCTGACTCTGAAGACGGCTCTCATGCTGGAGTGGACGGCTACCAGGTGCCCCACAGACTTGGTGCTGTTCAAGACTGATGATGATGTTCTGGTGAACCCGTGGGTGATGAAGCAGCTGGTGAAGGAACACGCTGGCCGCGACCTTGTCG GCTACAAGCTACTAAACAAAAAGTTCCATCGCGACGTGTACAACAAGTGGTTCGTGCCGAGGTGGATGTTGAATGAGGATCACATCGAGGAATATCTCTCGGGGACAGGATATCTCATCAACG GTTATCACTTGAGGGACATCTTGGCGACGGCGTACAGGACGCCAATGATCAACTTGGAAGACGTGTACTTCACGTACTTGGTGTCGAAACGGAAACTGGGTTTAAACCTGACGCACGACAGAAGGCTGAGTCCCTTCAAGCCGTGGTTGCCGGGCGCCTGCATGTACTTCAAGTTGGCGTCATCGCATAGTCTATCTCCAGCGGAAATGACGCAGCACTGGCGGGGCGTCCAGCGGCTGGGACGCGAGTCTGACATGGGAAATGACGTCTGCGGCGACGATGACGTCACCTGGAGCGAAATGTTCCTGTATTGA
- the LOC116775355 gene encoding uncharacterized protein LOC116775355 isoform X2, whose product MKIQFLFLVLALLALFQAPVDADFYYNRLPYKPEDIAALGLKCMPGRTIIKVEAAKIVEKNTSSSEEETRRSHMNAEAKDELCQICVCSLEGKDEYCSRRPARNVNECIRMSMLNKYRETHAPFSHEKALSYRIRRVGEDKDSSCVPFVSEYSDCSEANRCTGCEKCTCDGEGEWYCETVLECPAKEDTLADAGASNTLDMFYSQLSEMPKPTYVVPPPPKPEAELVGYIIAVP is encoded by the exons ATGAAGATTCAGTTCCTATTTCTGGTGCTTGCTTTGTTGGCTCTCTTCCAAGCTCCCGTAGACGCTG ATTTCTATTACAATCGACTTCCGTACAAGCCTGAAGATATAGCGGCGTTAGGTCTTAAGTGCATGCCCGGTCGAACTATCATTAAAGTTGAGGCCGCCAAGATAGTAGAGAAAAACACGTCTTCTTCCGAAGAAGAAACTCGAAGGTCTCACATGAACGCAGAAGCTAAGGATGAACTGTGCCAGATCTGCGTGTGTTCTCTCGAAGGGAAAGACGAATACTGCAGCAGAAGACCAGCCAGGAACGTCAATGAATGCATCAGAATGAGTATGCTCAATAAGTACAGAGAAACACACGCGCCGTTCTCACATGAAAAAGCTCTATCATATAGAATACGACGAG TGGGTGAAGATAAAGATAGTTCATGCGTTCCATTCGTATCTGAATATTCCGATTGCAGTGAAG CCAATAGATGTACTGGTTGCGAGAAATGTACCTGTGATGGTGAAGGGGAGTGGTATTGTGAAACAGTGTTAGAGTGTCCAGCCAAAGAGGACACTTTAGCTGATGCTGGCGCCTCCAACACTCTGGATATGTTTTACAGTC AACTAAGTGAAATGCCGAAGCCTACATATGTGGTACCACCTCCACCAAAACCGGAAGCCGAATTAGTTG GATATATTATTGCTGTTCCTTGA
- the LOC116775355 gene encoding uncharacterized protein LOC116775355 isoform X1 encodes MKIQFLFLVLALLALFQAPVDADYLWHRDEIPYEPKASCKRGTSYYSNSVTANNTDIDVASDIDSLLDYSNKEICFYCVCSTDGRHAGCINRDPWFCEYYRIIRDPHAPRENYRLLFKQDRPAYFRQLSYRLRRTMDEGIDAFLDYVGEDKDSSCVPFVSEYSDCSEANRCTGCEKCTCDGEGEWYCETVLECPAKEDTLADAGASNTLDMFYSQLSEMPKPTYVVPPPPKPEAELVGYIIAVP; translated from the exons ATGAAGATTCAGTTCCTATTTCTGGTGCTTGCTTTGTTGGCTCTCTTCCAAGCTCCCGTAGACGCTG ATTACCTGTGGCATCGTGACGAGATCCCATATGAACCTAAGGCGAGTTGCAAGAGAGGCACTTCTTATTACAGTAACAGCGTCACCGCCAATAATACCGATATTGATGTGGCGAGCGACATCGACTCTCTCTTAGACTACTCCAATAAAGAAATCTGCTTCTACTGTGTATGTTCTACCGACGGCAGACATGCTGGTTGTATTAACAGAGATCCCTGGTTCTGTGAATACTACAGAATAATTAGAGACCCACACGCTCCAAGAGAAAACTACCGTCTTCTTTTTAAGCAAGACCGACCAGCGTATTTCAGACAACTCTCTTATAGGCTTAGAAGGACTATGGATGAGGGCATCGATGCCTTTCTTGATTATG TGGGTGAAGATAAAGATAGTTCATGCGTTCCATTCGTATCTGAATATTCCGATTGCAGTGAAG CCAATAGATGTACTGGTTGCGAGAAATGTACCTGTGATGGTGAAGGGGAGTGGTATTGTGAAACAGTGTTAGAGTGTCCAGCCAAAGAGGACACTTTAGCTGATGCTGGCGCCTCCAACACTCTGGATATGTTTTACAGTC AACTAAGTGAAATGCCGAAGCCTACATATGTGGTACCACCTCCACCAAAACCGGAAGCCGAATTAGTTG GATATATTATTGCTGTTCCTTGA